The sequence atttatttaacatatatcTATCATCTCATCTTTTTGACCTCAACATTTGCTGGTCCCGGTCACCCCAACACTTGAGGATCTCAACTCTAAGTCATGGTTAAATTATGCAACTACTTTGAAAGCGTTTGGAATTGTATAGTGGATTTATTGGAATTAAGGCTACATTTGAtatgatttcttggaatgcattatcAATTTAAAATACGTACCAAAAGTAGTCCAAGTGGTCTGGCTTAATGGTAGGAAATTCTAGCACAATCTCAATAAGGTTCCAACGTGTTGTTACTAAATCTTCTTCATAGGTGTAGTCTATTACTCAATTGTGAGTTGCTGTTCAAATTTATTTCATATGCGACATGGGGTAAGAGTTGATTATAGACATAGGAGGCCAATCACAAAGTCACTTCACTAGTGGTGAAGGGATTCTTACTTCTCCataggtgaagaaaaacttaatcCTTTCTAGAAATCTGAAAGGTACCCTTcgttcttcctttcttcttcttctcgcaCAGTGATGTGCTATAGACTCTACTGATCTTGATTCTTTTTGTCCCAATCTTTTTTATACATACAACTTTAGGACACATCATTAAACAAGATATGTCAAGATACGCATAAGCTGGCCCGAACACCTTGGgttaaccaaaataaaaaaaaaaaaaggacacatCATCAAACAAGATACgtcaaaaagaaaattaatattcTCCTATGGCCAACCTTTGCTACTCCCTCGTATAAGCCAAGGCAACCACCTCGTGGACCTGCTTTTGTGCTGTGGTGAGAGTCGTGAGACTCAGACTCTGGTTCGAGTTGGAAAGGGTCATTGGCTCAACAATCACACACTACCCAATCCACGATTTCTAATCATAGAGTTGCACTCACTGTATCAATTCCCTTCAGCTTTGGGCCATGACCATAGAATTCCACTCACTGCAAGTATAAGGTTAAAGCCAATATAATGTTACTGATTACTTGTAGCCTTTGGCGAGAAAGTAAgacatgttgatttttaatagATATAGCTGATCTGAGCAAGCTATTCTTACATCAATAAACAATGTTGTCCCACAGGAGAGACATCTAACTCAAAATTGGGGAACGTTGACGTCCAAGTTCCTGCCCATCCAACACTCAGGATGTCAATTTAGAACTGGAACCTGAAATAAAAATCGGCCGtataaaatcaaaacaaattggtttggttttggtttaaaaataTGGAATCTTTTATCGATTTCGATTTCATGATTGAAATTGTCAAGCAGAATTACTCATTTTCAAATCGAATAAGGAATCAAAGAAATCATATTTTAGTCAATATGGATGTtaaattcttttcctttttaatatttgaaaacaatTTGGTGGATTATGGCCTTAACAAATAAGGGGGTTTTATATTGCTGAAGATGTAAAAAAGTTGGTCCAATACACAAAATAGGGTCCAAAACGGGTTAAAACCATATGgtgaactgaataaaaatcaaatcaaaaccaaaccgagtCAATTCAAAACTGGTTTGAAAAATAAGctttcattttcaatttctaCATGTTGTATCTTGAATCGAATTGAtaccaaatcaaaatcgaactaaTAGACACCCTTAACAGTATGTAGACTATGATTCGATTTGGATATAGCCAGCTAATTAATATGGGTCCACTGACCAATTGGGTGACAACTAGAATTTGTTGAATAGGAAAAATTAATCGAACATGTTAgtgaaaaatcaaatgatttgtTCTTACTGGTCCACTAACAAATTGGGTGGTTAATATGTATGTCCTTATTGAAAATTAaggatatattttatttatttcaaagaGTGAGTGAAGtgaattttattatatttatttcaaAGAGAAATTCATGCCATCACCTTGggaggttttagggtttctacaagCTTAGGATACCTTGACAGTGTATGGGGCTACAGTGTATTCGACCGAGcttgaccgattgacaccccaaCCATCTAGGATTAGCAGATTTCTGgtggtttaaattttaaaaaaatctctaacGAATGCTTTTCTGGAGGAACAAAAGGTTGGCAGAGTAATATTGATGCCAATTGGTTGGGTTTCGATTATTCTGTTTGGTTATAGTTTACAGTTCGAGATACAAATTTGTGGAGATTGAAATCCAATATGAACTGGTTTTCGAACCAAAAATGAATgtattcgatttggttttggatttagttTGATTTTGACCTAGTCTGTATTCAATTTGATCCATTTAGGTAATTGGGTGAACTTTTacattttcaatttaaaaaaaaaaaaaaaaacccttatttGTAAGGATTATAACcgatcaaatttttttgaaaacatttaaaAGAGGAAATAAATGCCATCTAGTCTTGAGGCCTTTGCACCTAGACATAGAGGGGTGAAATGATAGCTCCACCCCTATGAAATATAAATAACACATCCTTTATTGATGCCCCTCTAAGTGTTCTCCTCATTGGCCACCGTGCTCATGTAGGGGCCACACAACCATGtagctttcttcttctccattaaaaaaagagagtttcTAAACACAGCCATGCATCATGCATGATGCACTATCAAACCATTGGATGAGGGTAAAGGGCTTGTACTCACATAATTTTttgccataaaaaaaataataataaaacttaTCACCCATGGTAATGATCATAGCCCCCTAAGACGAAGTTGCTATATGGCAAGCAATGCTTCCGCAGGATCAATGAACGAtagtaaagcatgtcgactcAAACCCAGCATCAGCTGACTCGAACGGTGCCTCCAACATCAAAAGActtatgcatagtttaattcTATTCAATCCAAATATATGTAATTTAGTTTGATTCAGTTTAACCAATCTGAGGAAAGAATTCagattttgaaaccaaaatcaaaccaaattgtttCGATACAGATCGATTTGATTTTAAACGGCCGTTTTGGCTTTCTGAGGAAGAGAAATTCCACTTCAGCCCTTCCTAAACCTTTGATGATAAGATCTAAGGAAACAGGGTGGGAGGAGGGTTCAAGAATCAGGTTCCGTTGTATTGGAACCACTTTTTATGGTGATAATTAAGTAGAAGGATGGTGATTGGTGAGACAccaaagtgagagagagagagagagaaaaggacgGAACCAACTCAGATATGAAGTGATGAGGGAGATTCGAATGGTTTATCTTCTTGGGTAAAACTTAgggttcttgtgtaatttttctTCTCCGACGGCTGTTCCCCTAGTTACTTCTTCGCCGGCGATTAAAGCCTAATCATAGGTACTCTCTCTTGTTCAGGGTTATGAAATCTTATTATTTCCCATTaatcttctcttccctttttcttggtTTGTTTTTGTGTAGTGGACTCTGGAGATATGGTAATGGCAGCTCAAACTCAGAAGGCCAACAAGTGGTCAGAGCTTTCAGAGGAGTTGGTTGCTATGATATGTGAGAGTATCAGTCTATATGTTGATTATATTCGATTTCGCAGTGTGTGTGTCTCATGGCGGCGGAAATCTTCACTTTCAAAAACTCACATcaaccaccatcaccacccATCCCGGCAGCGGCAGCGCCAATTTTTCCCCTTTGTGTTGCTACATTGTGAtcaggaggaggatgaggaggataATAGTGATACCAGTAATGTTGGATTATTGAGCATACCTGAGAATAGTAAGATTTATCATCCCCGTGGTCTTCTTCAAAGTAAGGAGTTTTTAAGCATGCACTGTCTTGGATCCTCTCATGGTTGGCTGGTTATGGTAGATGAAAATACTCCTCCCGGTTCCATGTATCTCATCAATCCTTTTACCAAGGCCCAACTCCCCCTTCCACCCACCTCCCTGTTTCTTGATGTAGAGTACCAACCTTACAGAGTTGGTGAAGAATGCAGACGCATTAGAACTTTAACTCAGTTAAACCGCTCAAGGGTGAGAAAAGTTGTCTTATCATCAAGCCCCTCTTCTTCTTGTCAATTTCAATCTTCTGACGTTGTGGCCATAGCCATATTTGCAATCCCAAATAAATTGGTCTTCTCTAGACCTGGAGACAAGGCATGGGCTAGTTTTGGCTCAGATCATCCATTCATTGATATCTTATTCTACAGAGACCATCTCTATGCCTTAAGACAATTGTGTAGCATAAACAATAATGAGAGCGTGATGAACTATGATATCTTAGTCTTTCACATGTACATGTGTGGTAGGTATCCTATTCATCCAAAGcttgtagaaaccctaaaacctccCAAGGTATGTCATTCTAGATTGGGACGACCTAAGCATTGTAGATGGGGATCTCCTTATCTGGTAGAGTCGTGTGGTGACTTGCTAATAGTTGAGAGGGAAGAAGTATTAATGCCACTGCCAAAACCTAGTCTGGATGGAAGCAATGATCTCAATTGTTTTAAAACAGTTGGCTTCAATGTCTATAAGTTGTGTCTAGGAAACAGTAGTAGCGATGACAACAAGAATTCTTCAACTTGGGAGCAGACAAAGAACTTGGGCGAGAGGATGTTGTTTTTGGGATTGAATTCTGCTTTTTCTCTTTCAGCGTATGATTTCCCTCCTGGATGCTGTAGAGGGAATTGCATCTATTTCACTCATCATCATTTCGGCGGTGGTGGTTTCAACTCGaaccatgaatggaatttagaaaTAGATGAATTCGACATGGGTGTATTCAACTTGAAAGAAGAACACATTGAGCCATTGATGATTCCATTACAAGGACATTCTTACAGAGGACATCATCCCATGGGAACAGTTCGTCCCTCACCAATTTGGCTTAGTCCCAACCCatattaattttgtttctttttcttactTATTACTCGATTCTCTTAATTTATTTGAACATAGATTGCAATCTTTCTATGTATTTTAGTTGGATGATAAATTTATTTCTCCTACCTAGTTTATTAATTTGATCTTCTTTTGCATTTacttttctaatttattctttATTATGTCTTCCT is a genomic window of Macadamia integrifolia cultivar HAES 741 chromosome 13, SCU_Mint_v3, whole genome shotgun sequence containing:
- the LOC122060126 gene encoding probable F-box protein At1g65740; the protein is MVMAAQTQKANKWSELSEELVAMICESISLYVDYIRFRSVCVSWRRKSSLSKTHINHHHHPSRQRQRQFFPFVLLHCDQEEDEEDNSDTSNVGLLSIPENSKIYHPRGLLQSKEFLSMHCLGSSHGWLVMVDENTPPGSMYLINPFTKAQLPLPPTSLFLDVEYQPYRVGEECRRIRTLTQLNRSRVRKVVLSSSPSSSCQFQSSDVVAIAIFAIPNKLVFSRPGDKAWASFGSDHPFIDILFYRDHLYALRQLCSINNNESVMNYDILVFHMYMCGRYPIHPKLVETLKPPKVCHSRLGRPKHCRWGSPYLVESCGDLLIVEREEVLMPLPKPSLDGSNDLNCFKTVGFNVYKLCLGNSSSDDNKNSSTWEQTKNLGERMLFLGLNSAFSLSAYDFPPGCCRGNCIYFTHHHFGGGGFNSNHEWNLEIDEFDMGVFNLKEEHIEPLMIPLQGHSYRGHHPMGTVRPSPIWLSPNPY